The Leptolyngbya sp. 'hensonii' genome includes the window CCAAATCGACCATTGACGTAATCTTCAGTTTGTTTGTTAGAAGGATTGTAAAAAACCGTGCTGGTTTTATCGAACTCAACCATTTCCCCCAAATACATGAAGGCCGTATAGTCAGACAGCCGGGCTGCCTGCTGCATACTGTGGGTTACAATCAGAATCGTGACCTGCTGTTTCAGGTCTCCCATAAGTTCCTCAATGCTGGCGGTTGCGATCGGGTCCAGGGCAGAGGTGGGCTCATCAAACAGGATCAGTTCTGGCTCAGTAGCCAGAGCCCGGGCAATGCACAACCGTTGTTGTTGTCCCCCAGAGAGGTTATAGGCAGAATCCCGCAGGCGATCCTTGACCTCATCCCAGAGGGCAGCCCGTCGTAGGGCCTGTTCCACATGCTCATCGATAAAACTCCGCCTCACGCCTCCCCGCACCCGTAAGCCGTAGGCCACGTTCTCATAAATGGACTTGGGAAACGGGTTGGGACGCTGGAAGACCATACTGATCCGCATCCGGATTTCGATCGGGTCCATTTTCCGGCCCAGTAGATTAATCCCTTCTGGCTGCAGCCAAATTTCCCCTTCATAGTGGTTGCCGGGATACAGATCGTGCAGGCGATTGAAGCAGCGCAATAGGGTGGTCTTGCCACAACCAGATGGGCCAATCAGAGCTGTTACCTGCTGATCCGGTACGATCAGATTCACCCCTTTCAGCACTTTGGTAGAACCATAATAGAAGCTCAAATTTCGAACTTCCGCCTTGGCTTTCAGGGTGCTTAAATCCATTGAGGATGATGTGGTCGCTTGTTCTACCATTTAATGCCCCTTCTCAGGAAGTAACGTAAGAGAATTGCGATCGTATTCATACTCAGGGTCATAAAGACCAGCACAGCCCCTGCGGCTGCGGCATTGATCTGGAACTCTGGTTGAGGCCGGGAGACCCAGTTAAACATTTGAATTGGCATTACGGTAAAGGGAGCCATCAGCCATTCAAAAGAGACCTGGAAGAAGGGAAAAGTGGGGTCTACCTTCAGGGGGGTGGGGGGCAGGAAGGCAATGAAGGTCAGGGCTCCGATCGTAATCAAGGGGGCTGTTTCCCCGATCGCCCGAGATAGACCAATAATCACCCCCGTCAGAATGCCGCCAATAGAATAGGGCAGGATGTGATCCCAGATCATCTGCCAGCGACTGGCTCCCAGAGCATAGGCAGCTTCCCGCAGACTGTCGGGCACAGCCCTGAGAGATTCCCGGGTGGTCACAATCACCACAGGTAGAATCAGCAGGCCCAGGGTTAATCCAGCCGTGATAATACTTTGCCCCAGATGGAACTGCCGTGCAAACAGGCCCAGAGCCAGGAGTCCGTAGATAATGGAGGGTACACCAGCCAGATTGGTTACATTGATTTCAATCAGATCGGCCAACCAGTTTTTGCGGGCATATTCCTCCAGATAAATCCCAGCGGCCACCCCCATTGGAATGGCAAAGGCAGAGGTGACCAGCATAATCAGTGCTGAACCCACCCAGGCTGCATAAATTCCTGCTTCTTCTGGAAAGCGACTGGGAAAGGACGTGAAGAACTTCCAATTGAACGAGAAACCACTTTCAGCGTTGATTAATCGGGGATAACCCTGATAAAGCAGATAGGCCACGAGCATCAGAAGCGTGGCCAGGGAAAACAGAATAATCAGGAAGCCGAAACCGGCAAACAGGTTGCTGATGATTCTGCGACGAAAAATGGAGGTTTGAATGGTGTCCAAAGCTGATATGGAGTTCAATAGGGGGGCGACAACTGCTTTCCGAATGGGCGTTGGATGCAAATTAGTAAACTTCTCGGTATCGTTTACTCAAGAAATGTCCGGCGATGTTGAAGACCAGGGTCATCATGACCAGCATTAGTCCAGCCGCGAAGATGGTCTGGTACTCCAATGTGCCATGGGGAATATCGCCCAGGCTAACTTGCACAATATAGGCTGTGATCGTGGCAGCAGAATCGGTGGGGTTCCAGGTGAGATTGGGTTGTAGCCCTGCTGCAACGGCCACAATCATGGTTTCTCCCACAGCCCGAGAAATGCCCAGGATGTAAGCGGCGGAGATGCCAGAAAATGCTGCCGGGAAGACCACACTCCAGGCGGTTTGAAAGCGAGTCGCCCCCATGGCATAGGAACCCTCCCGCAGCCCTACGGGCACAGCCCGCATGGCATCCTCACTGACAGAACTCACAAAGGGTAGAATCATGATCCCCATGACCAGGCCCGCACTCAGCATATTGAAACCGCCCAATTCTTCCGGAAAGATCCCAGGGCTCCAGCGGTGCAGGGGTTCTCCCACAAAGGCATACAGGTATTGCAACATGGGCGTTACCGCCAGGAGGGCAAAGTAGCCATAAACGACCGTGGGAATCCCAGACAGCAATTCCAGGCAAGGCTTCGTAATTTCCCGCAGCCAGGGAGGGCAAAATTCGCTCAGGTAGAGGGCGGCGATCGTCCCGAAAGGAACGGCAACAGAGAGGGCAACGGCTGTGGTGACCAGCGTTCCTGAGACGAGGGGTAAAATCCCATACTCCGGATCTTCAAACAGAGGTGTCCATTTGGTTCCCGTCAGGAACGTCAGGATGGGAACCTGCTCAAAAAAATGGGCTGACTCGGTTATCAGGACGAGCATCACCGCTACTGTGGTGGCGACAGCAGAGAAGGCAGCCAGGAGCAAGATCACCTCAATGAACCGCTCCCGCACCTCCCGGAACAGTCGTTTCCGGGAGGGGACAGAATCGGCTAGGGGTTCTTGAATCGGTAAAGATGAGGGATCAGACATGATTAGCAAGCAGGTTCGGTACGAGCACCAGGTACCGAGGGACAGGAGTTACCTTCAGTTTCTGGGCTGAAG containing:
- the pstB gene encoding phosphate ABC transporter ATP-binding protein PstB, encoding MDLSTLKAKAEVRNLSFYYGSTKVLKGVNLIVPDQQVTALIGPSGCGKTTLLRCFNRLHDLYPGNHYEGEIWLQPEGINLLGRKMDPIEIRMRISMVFQRPNPFPKSIYENVAYGLRVRGGVRRSFIDEHVEQALRRAALWDEVKDRLRDSAYNLSGGQQQRLCIARALATEPELILFDEPTSALDPIATASIEELMGDLKQQVTILIVTHSMQQAARLSDYTAFMYLGEMVEFDKTSTVFYNPSNKQTEDYVNGRFG
- the pstA gene encoding phosphate ABC transporter permease PstA, which translates into the protein MDTIQTSIFRRRIISNLFAGFGFLIILFSLATLLMLVAYLLYQGYPRLINAESGFSFNWKFFTSFPSRFPEEAGIYAAWVGSALIMLVTSAFAIPMGVAAGIYLEEYARKNWLADLIEINVTNLAGVPSIIYGLLALGLFARQFHLGQSIITAGLTLGLLILPVVIVTTRESLRAVPDSLREAAYALGASRWQMIWDHILPYSIGGILTGVIIGLSRAIGETAPLITIGALTFIAFLPPTPLKVDPTFPFFQVSFEWLMAPFTVMPIQMFNWVSRPQPEFQINAAAAGAVLVFMTLSMNTIAILLRYFLRRGIKW
- the pstC gene encoding phosphate ABC transporter permease subunit PstC; its protein translation is MSDPSSLPIQEPLADSVPSRKRLFREVRERFIEVILLLAAFSAVATTVAVMLVLITESAHFFEQVPILTFLTGTKWTPLFEDPEYGILPLVSGTLVTTAVALSVAVPFGTIAALYLSEFCPPWLREITKPCLELLSGIPTVVYGYFALLAVTPMLQYLYAFVGEPLHRWSPGIFPEELGGFNMLSAGLVMGIMILPFVSSVSEDAMRAVPVGLREGSYAMGATRFQTAWSVVFPAAFSGISAAYILGISRAVGETMIVAVAAGLQPNLTWNPTDSAATITAYIVQVSLGDIPHGTLEYQTIFAAGLMLVMMTLVFNIAGHFLSKRYREVY